The Granulicella arctica region GTCTCTTCCCGGAGCGCACCACGAATCGGCGTAACCTCCAGGCCACTGCCCAGTGGTCCTGCGTTCGCGTAGTTCGTCGTGATGATCGTGGTTCGGCGGTCGTTGTAGCGAGTGTTCAGAATCAGGCCTACCGTGTCCCAGACCCACTCACTGGGTTTTGCTGCGCCCAGTTCGTCGAGTACCAGCACTTCTGCCTGGAAGATCGGCTCGAGGATGGCGAGCTCTGTGGCTTGTACTTGTTTGTTGTAGCTGTTCTGCACTTGCTTCAAAAGTTCGCGATAGTCGCAGAAGAGTCCAGTTGCTCCGCGTTCTGTGACGAGCTTTCGAAGAATGCCCGTGGCGAGATGCGTCTTGCCGACCCCGATGGAACCAGTGAGAAGCAGCCCGAGGCCACCGGTATCGACCGGGTATCTCTCGACGAAGTCGGTCGCGCGACGATGAGCGGCGGCAATCGTCTTCGTCGCCCCATGGAAGCCGCTCTCAAAATTCTCAAGCGTGCAATGCTCGTACCGGCGTGGAATCCTGGCTCCTGCGACCAGCCGGTCTGCACGTCGTTGGATACGACAGCTGCAATCCCGCATGAAACGGACGCCGTCAGGGTTCTCGAATGCCTGCATGCCTGAGCCACCGCAGATGGTACATGAGTCTGCCATAGCGCCAGTATTTCATTCTGAGGCGGCTTTGTGCTCCCTCCTACTTCATAAAAAATGCAGGATGGAGCCGAGGCTCCGTCCTGGACCGACGAATACTCGTCACCGGTTGCGTCCCAAATGGGATTTGACTCACGATCGAACTCTCTTTGGGCGAGAGCAGGGTTCGAACCTGGCACATAGTGGAGATTGTGGCGTAGGTTGAACAATACGAGCATGGAGATGCAGCTCAACATCCTTGCTGCTTCCTGTGATCTTGGATCGCTTTTGGTCGCGCGAAAAGCTAAGAGGGCTCGATGGAAGGACATGGCGCCCCGGCGGCGAAAAGGAGATGAAAGTACGGCAGTACGCGACGGCATGAAGAAGATACTTGCGGATCTAACTAATCGGCAGAAAAGCTCATTGCCAACAGATTGGCAGGAAAGTCTTGATCCCCAATCCAATCCGCCCTTCTTGTTCTGACGTACACATCATGTCGTGCATTTTCAAGTGGCCCAAAGATGACAGGGCTCAAATCCTTCTTTCGGCTGCGACACATCGGCAGCTCGATCACGGCAGGTACCTCAGTGGAAAACGAGATAGCTCAAGACCTGCGGCTTTCGTTGGACCGTGACGAGATACACCCCTACTTCCAACCACAAGTAAGTCTCCAAACTGGCACGCTAATAGGTTTCGAAGTTCTTGCTCGCTGGCATCATCCTCTTCGTGGGGTCATTCTTCCTTCAGCGTTTATAGCAGTTGCCGAGGACCAGAATCTTATCGGGCGTTTGACCAGAAGTATTCTCTGCAATGCATTTACAGCAATATCCTCGATCCCTGGCAGCTTGCGATTAGCTGTGAACCTGTCTTCCTCGCAGCTCCGCGATCCAGCCTTTCCCGAGGAGCTTCTTCGTATCGCCGATGTGCATGGATTTGCTTTACAGCGCCTTACGATCGAACTGACCGAAAGCGCCCTGCTCGAGAAGCCGGAACTCGCTCTTTCAATCGCCGTTGATCTCAAACGTCTCGGAGTCAGATTGGCTCTTGATGATTTTGGTACTGGCTTCTCCAGCCTCACCAGTCTGCAAACACTGCCTTTTGACGAATTGAAAGTGGATCAGAGCTTTGTCCGTTCGATGCTCTTGCGCCGTGAGTGCAGGAAGATTGTGGCGGCTGTTGTTGGCCTGGGACGCACCCTCAATTTAGTGACAGTTGGAGAAGGCATCGAAAATTACGAGCAGGCTGACATGCTCCTGTGTCTTGGCTGCGAGCTTGGCCAAGGCTTTCTTTATGGAGAAGCTGTACCCGGGATGGAACTGGCTACGACCATTGAAAGCCTCGAGATTCCGGCTCTCGCAAATCGACAGATGCCCTTTGAGGAGAGCAACGTATCCATCTCTCTCGAAGCTCTCCCGTCGCAGCGGCTCGCTCAGTTTAATGCCATTTACGACGGGGCGCCAGTAGGATTGTGTTTTCTGGACTGTAACTTGAGATACGTCAACATCAACCGGCGTCTGGCTGAAATGAATGGCATTCCCGTTCGCTCTCATCTCGGTCGCACCGTAGCTGAGGTGGTCCCGCATATCTTTAGTGAGGCGCAGCCCTATCTGTTGCGTACTCTCCAGGGCGAAGTAATTTCCGGAGTAGAACTGAAGAAGCCAGATCCAAGTGCTTGCGGCGAGTGGAGAACGATTCTCACCTCCTATCAGCCCGCCCGCGACGAGGCGGGCGAAGTCGTGGGAGTTTCGATTGCGGTCATCGACATCACGGAGAGGAAGCGCTCAGATCAGGCTTTGCAGGAAAGTGAAGATCACTACCGCAACATGGTCGACCTTAATCCTCATATACCGTGGACCATGAGCCCAAACGGCGAGAATACGGAGATAAGTCCCCGCTGGGAAGAATTGACAGGATTCTCGCCGGAACGCACAAACCACCTTGGTTGGCTTACCGGGGTCATTCCGGCTGACTTAGAGTTGACCACGCACGTGGTAGAAGACTGTCTACGAAGCGGCGCTCGCATCGACCTTGAGTATCGCGTGCTTAGCAGCAATGGGCTCTGTCACTGGATGCGGTCCCGAGGTGCGCCTTTGCGGAACGCTGCAGGGGACATCATGCGGTGGTATGGCAGTGTCGAACAGGTCGACGATCGGAAGAAAGCAGAAGAAGATCTGCGTGCCAGTGAAGCTCGATTACAAGCAGTCATAGATGCGATTCCCATTGGCATCGTGATCGCCGTAGCACCGACCGGTTGCATCGTCAGCAGAAATCCAGAGGCGGAGAAGATCCTCGAGCAGACGATTCACTTCTCAGCCATCTCAGATTATTCAGAGCGTGTTTCCTATAGCAGGAACGGACGTAGACTCGAAACGGCTGATTTCCCTCTGGCTCGCGCGATCCAGCAAGGTCTCACAACGGAGCCTTTCACGGTGTTCTACGATCCAGGACGAGGAGAGGAGAAATGGATCAGCCTCACCGGGGCTCCAATCTGTGATAAGGAAGGCAAAATCACCGGTGCGGTCGCCACAATCCAGGAACTCACGTGTGATCCTAGAAGCGGAACTCTCGGTTCAGCTTGAAGAACGCAAGCAATTTTCTGCCTTCCGCTTTCTCGAGCGACTCATAGGCACACGTTGCGCACAAACTATCCTAAGAACTCTGACTTAATCTCGTTTCTCAGAGAAGAGAATTTCCAGGTTGTCTGTATCCTTAACATTCTAAGGGGTAAGGACTGTATTCCGATCCCCGTCTTAAATCCAAGAAGCGACGCGAAAGATAGAGGACAGAGTGCCAGATAAGCCTGTTATGAGAACCATAGAGTTGCTTGAAGATTGGCAGCGGAAATGCCGAATAAAGCAAAGAGCCCACAACGTTGAGGCAGGAAGTCTGGTTCGAAGGAATCGACTGATTGGTATTCCGGCAGTGGTACTCTCCGCTGCACTTGGGTCAGGCTTGCTGGGCGCAACACAAACATTGTTAGGTGGTCGCCTGCGAATTTTCGCAGGTATTGCCGGAATAGCTGCCGCAATATTGACCGCGATCCAGATGTCTGCAAACAATTATGGAGCTGCCGAGCGGCATAGAAGCGCGGGCGCTCACTTCGACTCTCTCTCGCGGGAGATCGAGCAATCTCTGGCAATATGCCCGGTGTCCGAAGACATCCCGTTGCAAACCCTTGAAACGATCCGCAAGGAACTTGATTCTCTTTCTGAAAGGGCACCTGCCCTCGCACTGGAACTCTTGGAGGAGCGTCGTTCAGCGTCTGTCTCAGAGGCGAGTCGCGGCCGCCGCTTTGAAGACTCTCCATATAATACGATCACTTCGTAGTATGCGATCGCTGTTCAAGTTGCTTGGGACCGCGTTCTTCTGGCGCCGCTGAATGCAGTCGTTCTGAACTAAAAGCCTCTTAGAAGGGTTTGTGAAAAATCTGATAACAAGCCTGCTATTCAGAATCCGCTGGGCACTCTGAGGCGTAATGATCAGTAGCAAAGACGATGACAGAAGTTGCGCTGTAAATCGAATTTGATGCTGGCTGGATAGTACGTACTACCAGAGTTTTCCTCCGGAACCAAACTCCCTGTTATGCCTAGAAAACAAATTTGTACTGTCCCACCTCAATGAATGGAGAAATTCTGATTCTTGTGTTGATCGCTGTGCTTCTCTTTTGCGGGAGCGCCGGTATGACTGCCGCGCGGTTGCACCTTCGGGGACTCAGGGGTCTGGGATGGCTCAGCCTTTCCTTATCGTTGGGTGGCCTGGGGGTCGTTTTTCTCCTCCAGCCTCACCGCATGCCGCCGCAGACTTCTGTGCTCTTTGCCGAATTATGTATTCTGCTCGCCTTGGTCTTGCTGCACGTCGGTGTCCTTGAGCTCGCGGCAAGTTCCTCACTGATACCAATATTTGGCATTGCGCTTCTCGCCCTTCTCGTCGGTAGCGATCTTTACCGGCTCTACGGCGGCGCCGGCACTCGCTTTTGCATTGCGGTTTTCGGCTTGCTCATTGCCGGGCAGCTGATTGAAACGGCTATTCGCTTACTGTCGATCTCACGACATGGTGGACGGCTGCCGGCGCAGTTTACAGCCTTGGTCCTGCTCGGTGCTGTTGCAACCAATCTAATGCGAAGTGTGAAAGCTATCTTCGGATTGTCATGGGCCCCTAACGTTGCAGTCCAATTGGAAGAGCTAACTGTCATTGCTTACACAGTCGCCATTCTGGGCGTTGCATTTGGGCTCTTCTGGACCTCCACAACCATGCGAGCCTCGGGGTTCGAACACATGGCGAACACTGATTCGCTGACACGCCTGTTCAATCGGAGGATCTTCCTCTTATGGTGTGAAAAGGAGTGGGTGAGAAGTCAAAAGACAGGCGCGTTCTTTTCTATTTTGATGATCGACCTGGACCACTTTAAGAGCATCAACGATACGTTCGGCCATCACGCAGGAGACCTGGCCTTGTGTGCTGCCGTTGAGAAGATCCAAGACGCGATGCGCGGGATCGACGTGATTGGACGATGGGGAGGGGAAGAGTTCGCGGCGCTCCTCCCGGGCGCCAATCTAGAGGCGGCTCATCTGGTTGCTGAGCGGGTTCGGCGCAATATTGAAAAGGTATCCTTGCCTCCCGCCCCGAAGGTGGAGACAAGTGAGCGCCACCCTACTGCAAACCTCACTGCATGCGTTGGCATAGCCACTCACCTGAACGCGTTGGACACGGTACATGCGATGATGCAGCGGGCCGATAAGGCGCTTTATGTGGCGAAGGCAGGTGGTCGTAATCGGATCGCAGGGGAGGCAGTGTGATTCCCGCGCGCTCAGCGTAATCGCCGCTACCCATAATGTATCTCCCTCTGACTTTCGTTCGGCGATCTATAGTGCCATGAAAAATGCTCTTGAAAGTGCGGACACTCGGGAGCGCAGGGACTTGAGGCTAAGTGGCACCATCCTGCATACCAACGCGAGCAGTCCCCGAAAAGCCGATCTTTTAACCTCATTGAATGATGAGGCGAGAACGCTTATGCCAACAATACAAATTGCCGAGACAAGTTACGAAGACCTATCGCCTCTTAGGAGTGCAAGGTAACAAGTGGATGGGCGCTTCGCCCACCCACCCAGGCTGACGGCTACTCGTCGTCGGCTCCGTCGGAAGGATCATCGGCGGCTTCGATCTTCGAGAGCCGCTTCATGCTGATGGCATGGATCTCAGCGATCCGGTGCTTGAATATGACCCCCTCGACATCTTCCTCGACCTCGCGATACTTGAGCTTGCCTTCGAGGGTGATGAGCTGTCCCTTCTGGAGCGTTTTAGCGAACTTCGAAAGATTGCTCCAGGCATAGACGCGATGCCATTCGGTACGGCTCTCGTAGTCGCCCTTGTCGTTCTTCCAGCTCTCCTGGGTTGCGATGTTGAGGGTGACAAACTCTTTGTTGTTCTGAGCGGTTTTGGCTTCTGCGTTCTGTCCGAGGCGGCCGATGAGGATGACTTTGTTGAACATGGTGTTTGGCTCCGTTTCTTCTGGTTTGTGCCGCTGTCTGCGGCACATGCTTATGTAATGGTCCGCCGCTCGTTACAATGTTTGGCGAGTTCAGGAGGTAGGGCCATGCGCATCCACACTGTCGGAATCGACATCGCGAAAACTGTCTTTCACCTCGTTGCCGTCGACGAGACGGGCACCGTTGTAGTCAAGAAGAAGTTCTCTCGACCTCAGCTCCTGGTGTATACGGCAAACCTGAAGGTGGAGGCGATGGGCATGGAGGCCTGTTCAGGCGCACACTTCCTGACCCGCGCTCTCATCGCTCAGGGGCACAACGTAAAGCTAATGCCGGCCGAATATGTTCGGCCCTACGTCAAGTCCAACAAGAACGACTTCATCGATGCAGAGGCGATCGCCGAGGCGGTCCTCCGACCCAACATACGCTTCGTCCCCCTTAAGACAGAGGAACAACTTGATCTGCAGGCGCTTCATCGTGTCCGTGAAAGATGGATTGGACGGAAGGTCGCCCTTACGAATCAGCTCAGAGGATTTCTGCTAGAGAGAGGCCTTCCGGTACGGGTCGGATCTGAGTATTTGCGGA contains the following coding sequences:
- a CDS encoding ATP-binding protein, with the translated sequence MADSCTICGGSGMQAFENPDGVRFMRDCSCRIQRRADRLVAGARIPRRYEHCTLENFESGFHGATKTIAAAHRRATDFVERYPVDTGGLGLLLTGSIGVGKTHLATGILRKLVTERGATGLFCDYRELLKQVQNSYNKQVQATELAILEPIFQAEVLVLDELGAAKPSEWVWDTVGLILNTRYNDRRTTIITTNYANAGPLGSGLEVTPIRGALREETLGDRIGERMRSRLQEMCVQVEMQGKDFRQSVAMARFT
- a CDS encoding EAL domain-containing protein — protein: MENEIAQDLRLSLDRDEIHPYFQPQVSLQTGTLIGFEVLARWHHPLRGVILPSAFIAVAEDQNLIGRLTRSILCNAFTAISSIPGSLRLAVNLSSSQLRDPAFPEELLRIADVHGFALQRLTIELTESALLEKPELALSIAVDLKRLGVRLALDDFGTGFSSLTSLQTLPFDELKVDQSFVRSMLLRRECRKIVAAVVGLGRTLNLVTVGEGIENYEQADMLLCLGCELGQGFLYGEAVPGMELATTIESLEIPALANRQMPFEESNVSISLEALPSQRLAQFNAIYDGAPVGLCFLDCNLRYVNINRRLAEMNGIPVRSHLGRTVAEVVPHIFSEAQPYLLRTLQGEVISGVELKKPDPSACGEWRTILTSYQPARDEAGEVVGVSIAVIDITERKRSDQALQESEDHYRNMVDLNPHIPWTMSPNGENTEISPRWEELTGFSPERTNHLGWLTGVIPADLELTTHVVEDCLRSGARIDLEYRVLSSNGLCHWMRSRGAPLRNAAGDIMRWYGSVEQVDDRKKAEEDLRASEARLQAVIDAIPIGIVIAVAPTGCIVSRNPEAEKILEQTIHFSAISDYSERVSYSRNGRRLETADFPLARAIQQGLTTEPFTVFYDPGRGEEKWISLTGAPICDKEGKITGAVATIQELTCDPRSGTLGSA
- a CDS encoding SLATT domain-containing protein, translating into MRTIELLEDWQRKCRIKQRAHNVEAGSLVRRNRLIGIPAVVLSAALGSGLLGATQTLLGGRLRIFAGIAGIAAAILTAIQMSANNYGAAERHRSAGAHFDSLSREIEQSLAICPVSEDIPLQTLETIRKELDSLSERAPALALELLEERRSASVSEASRGRRFEDSPYNTITS
- a CDS encoding GGDEF domain-containing protein, translating into MLFAELCILLALVLLHVGVLELAASSSLIPIFGIALLALLVGSDLYRLYGGAGTRFCIAVFGLLIAGQLIETAIRLLSISRHGGRLPAQFTALVLLGAVATNLMRSVKAIFGLSWAPNVAVQLEELTVIAYTVAILGVAFGLFWTSTTMRASGFEHMANTDSLTRLFNRRIFLLWCEKEWVRSQKTGAFFSILMIDLDHFKSINDTFGHHAGDLALCAAVEKIQDAMRGIDVIGRWGGEEFAALLPGANLEAAHLVAERVRRNIEKVSLPPAPKVETSERHPTANLTACVGIATHLNALDTVHAMMQRADKALYVAKAGGRNRIAGEAV
- a CDS encoding single-stranded DNA-binding protein, which produces MFNKVILIGRLGQNAEAKTAQNNKEFVTLNIATQESWKNDKGDYESRTEWHRVYAWSNLSKFAKTLQKGQLITLEGKLKYREVEEDVEGVIFKHRIAEIHAISMKRLSKIEAADDPSDGADDE